Proteins from a genomic interval of Streptomyces sp. NBC_00820:
- a CDS encoding TetR/AcrR family transcriptional regulator: MESSSATSGASTRREATRQRLYEAAVTLIAEQGFSATTVDEIAERAGVAKGTVYYNFASKSVLFEELLRHGVGLLTASLREAAERTAADGGSRVDALDAMVRAGLVFIDRYPAFTQLYVAELWRTNRAWQSTLMVVRQEAVAVVEGVLREGVAAGEFSAEIDIQLTAAALVGMVLVAALDWKAFQPERSLDDVHAALSRLLQGRVSGNG; this comes from the coding sequence ATGGAAAGCAGCAGCGCCACGTCCGGTGCCAGCACGCGCCGCGAGGCCACCCGGCAGAGGCTGTACGAGGCAGCCGTCACACTCATCGCCGAACAGGGCTTCTCCGCCACCACGGTGGACGAGATCGCCGAACGGGCCGGCGTCGCGAAGGGCACGGTCTACTACAACTTCGCGAGCAAGTCGGTCCTCTTCGAGGAGCTGCTGCGGCACGGCGTGGGCCTGCTCACCGCCTCCCTGCGCGAGGCGGCCGAGCGGACGGCGGCCGACGGCGGGAGCAGGGTGGACGCCCTGGACGCGATGGTCCGCGCGGGCCTGGTCTTCATCGACCGCTACCCGGCCTTCACCCAGCTGTACGTCGCGGAGCTGTGGCGCACCAACCGCGCCTGGCAGTCCACCTTGATGGTGGTCCGCCAGGAGGCCGTCGCCGTCGTCGAGGGCGTGCTGCGCGAAGGAGTGGCGGCCGGCGAGTTCAGCGCGGAGATCGACATCCAGCTGACGGCGGCGGCTCTGGTCGGCATGGTCCTGGTGGCCGCGCTGGACTGGAAGGCGTTCCAGCCGGAGCGCTCCCTGGACGACGTGCACGCGGCGCTGTCCCGGCTGCTCCAGGGCCGCGTGAGCGGCAACGGCTGA